Proteins encoded within one genomic window of Pseudomonas cannabina:
- a CDS encoding CesT family type III secretion system chaperone gives MSNLFYKTLLDDFSQGMKMQPLRFDGKGACNMIIDDTFALTLLRDDARERLLLIGLLDPPEDLPLQRLLAGALNPLVSAGPGLGWDEQSELYHAYQSIPREALIYSIFRPCNALEALIYLGATAGF, from the coding sequence ATGAGTAACCTTTTCTACAAGACCTTGCTTGATGACTTTTCACAAGGCATGAAGATGCAGCCCTTGAGGTTTGATGGCAAAGGGGCATGCAACATGATCATTGACGATACGTTCGCACTGACGCTCTTGCGCGATGACGCCCGCGAACGCCTGCTACTGATAGGTTTGCTCGACCCGCCGGAGGATTTGCCCCTGCAACGTCTTTTGGCCGGTGCTCTAAACCCGCTGGTGAGCGCGGGACCGGGCCTTGGGTGGGACGAGCAGAGTGAGCTGTATCACGCCTATCAAAGCATTCCTAGGGAGGCGCTGATTTATTCGATTTTTCGTCCCTGCAACGCTCTGGAGGCCTTGATTTATCTGGGGGCAACAGCTGGGTTTTAG
- a CDS encoding potassium transporter Kup: MSQANSHAEAGGAAKPIGLLIAAVGVVYGDIGTSPLYTLKEVFQGGYGVDVTHDAILGVLSLIFWSLIWVVSFKYMAFVLRADNQGEGGIMALMALARRASAKHPRLQMMMVVFGLFGAALFYGDSMITPAVSVLSAMEGLELAFDGLDHWIVPMALIVLVGLFLIQRHGTARIGVLFGPVMVVWFLVLGALGVYGIMQSPEVLKAVNPAWGLNFFIIHPGIGVAILGAVVLALTGAEALYADMGHFGRKPISRAWFILVLPALLLNYFGQGALVLGNPEAVRNPFYLLAPGWALLPLIGLSTMATIIASQAVISGAFSMTLQAIQLGYIPRMHIQHTSSDAQGQIYIGAVNWALMAGVIMLVIGFESSGALASAYGVAVTGTMLCTTILVSTVMLMLWKWPPLLAVPLLICLLLVDGLFFAANVPKIFQGGAFPVLAGAVLFILMTTWKRGKQLLAERIDEGGLPLPIFIGSIRVQPPHRVQGTAVFLTARSDAVPHALLHNMLHNQVLHEQVVLLTVVYEDSPRVPAAQRFEVESYGEGFYRVILHFGFIDEPDVPAALALCHLAELDFSPMRTTYFLSRETVIPSKMDGMARWREALFAFMLKNANGNLRFFKLPFNRVIELGTQVEM; encoded by the coding sequence ATGAGTCAAGCAAACAGTCATGCGGAGGCCGGCGGCGCTGCCAAGCCCATCGGGTTGCTGATCGCCGCGGTAGGGGTGGTTTATGGCGATATCGGCACCAGTCCGCTGTACACCCTCAAGGAGGTGTTTCAGGGTGGTTACGGTGTGGACGTGACCCATGACGCGATTCTCGGCGTGCTGTCGCTGATCTTCTGGTCGCTGATCTGGGTGGTTTCCTTCAAATACATGGCGTTCGTACTGCGTGCCGATAACCAGGGCGAGGGCGGCATCATGGCGCTGATGGCCCTGGCGCGGCGAGCGTCGGCCAAGCATCCCCGGCTGCAAATGATGATGGTGGTGTTCGGACTGTTCGGCGCCGCATTGTTCTACGGTGACAGCATGATCACCCCTGCAGTTTCGGTGTTGTCGGCGATGGAAGGGCTGGAACTTGCGTTTGATGGCCTCGATCACTGGATCGTGCCCATGGCGCTGATTGTGCTGGTGGGCCTGTTTCTGATTCAGCGTCATGGCACCGCGCGCATCGGTGTGCTGTTCGGGCCGGTGATGGTGGTCTGGTTTCTGGTGCTGGGTGCGCTGGGCGTATACGGCATCATGCAGTCGCCGGAGGTGCTGAAGGCGGTCAATCCGGCATGGGGGCTGAATTTTTTCATCATTCATCCGGGGATCGGCGTTGCCATTCTGGGCGCCGTGGTCCTGGCGCTGACCGGCGCCGAAGCGCTGTATGCCGACATGGGGCACTTTGGTCGCAAGCCGATCTCGCGCGCCTGGTTCATCCTCGTATTGCCCGCGCTGCTGCTCAACTATTTCGGGCAAGGCGCGCTGGTGCTGGGCAATCCTGAAGCGGTACGTAACCCGTTCTACCTGCTCGCGCCGGGCTGGGCGCTGCTGCCGCTGATCGGGCTGTCGACGATGGCGACGATCATTGCGTCTCAGGCGGTGATCTCTGGCGCGTTCTCGATGACGTTGCAGGCGATTCAATTGGGTTACATCCCGCGGATGCACATTCAGCACACCTCCAGTGACGCGCAGGGGCAGATCTATATCGGTGCCGTGAACTGGGCGCTGATGGCCGGTGTGATCATGCTGGTGATCGGTTTCGAGTCGTCTGGTGCGCTGGCATCCGCCTACGGCGTGGCGGTTACCGGGACCATGCTCTGCACCACGATTCTGGTGTCGACGGTCATGCTGATGCTCTGGAAATGGCCACCGCTGCTGGCCGTGCCGCTGTTGATCTGCCTGTTGCTGGTGGACGGCCTGTTCTTCGCCGCCAACGTGCCGAAAATCTTTCAGGGCGGGGCGTTTCCAGTGTTGGCGGGTGCGGTGCTGTTCATCCTCATGACCACCTGGAAGCGTGGCAAACAGCTACTGGCTGAGCGAATCGACGAAGGCGGACTGCCATTGCCGATCTTCATCGGCAGCATTCGCGTACAGCCGCCGCATCGTGTGCAAGGCACGGCAGTGTTTCTGACTGCACGTTCGGACGCTGTTCCCCATGCGCTGCTGCACAACATGCTGCATAACCAGGTGCTGCATGAGCAGGTGGTGTTGCTGACCGTGGTGTATGAAGACTCCCCGCGGGTGCCCGCCGCACAGCGCTTCGAAGTGGAATCCTATGGCGAAGGCTTCTATCGGGTGATCCTGCACTTCGGCTTCATCGACGAGCCGGATGTGCCTGCTGCGCTGGCACTGTGTCACCTGGCAGAGCTGGACTTCAGTCCGATGCGCACCACGTACTTCCTCAGTCGCGAGACAGTCATCCCGTCGAAAATGGATGGCATGGCGCGCTGGCGCGAAGCGTTGTTCGCCTTCATGCTCAAGAACGCCAATGGCAACCTGCGCTTCTTCAAGCTGCCGTTCAACCGGGTGATCGAACTGGGTACGCAGGTCGAGATGTAA
- a CDS encoding virulence factor family protein, protein MIRRSWRQLLAALVIVLLAVALGIWIWNRPAPPASLEHLNLESGAPLTSVAPATSVKTRIALAVTAEEMLTDKQLLAISKDASARIIQVVLPKDDCVLQEKTFQAALQKLDGPAKVVGGIGPGATLAWRWLAAQTDDKAQAISVGFALEHVSNPPPVLEEDEKPPQICDVPLPQKAPHGHWLAAWNDAPDDPSAAFVRDQTNADTSISDYDIPLPQVLNTELRHLLLGENDSGGLGIPVVEVPASQPSDTVTLFMSGDGGWRDLDKVVAGDMAKMGYPVVGIDVLRYYWEHKTPEQTAVDLTDLMNHYRQKWGTKRFILAGYSFGADVMPAIYNRLAAEDQNRVDAIILLAFARTGSFEIHVDGWLGNAGKEATTGQEMAKLPAAKVFCVYGIEEKKDSGCTDTTAVGEAVQLPGGHHFDEDYPALAKRLIDAINKRQGKATAQ, encoded by the coding sequence ATGATTCGACGCTCTTGGCGCCAGTTGCTTGCAGCACTGGTAATTGTTCTTTTAGCCGTAGCTTTGGGAATATGGATCTGGAACCGCCCCGCTCCACCTGCATCGCTGGAACACCTGAACCTGGAAAGCGGAGCGCCGCTGACCAGCGTAGCTCCGGCGACCAGCGTCAAGACTCGCATTGCCCTGGCCGTCACCGCTGAAGAAATGCTCACCGACAAGCAATTGCTGGCGATCAGCAAAGATGCGTCGGCGCGCATCATTCAGGTGGTGCTGCCCAAAGACGATTGCGTCTTGCAAGAGAAGACCTTTCAGGCCGCACTGCAGAAACTCGACGGACCGGCAAAGGTGGTCGGCGGCATAGGCCCTGGCGCAACGCTGGCATGGCGCTGGCTGGCCGCGCAGACCGATGACAAGGCGCAGGCTATTTCAGTGGGCTTTGCGCTTGAGCACGTTTCCAATCCTCCACCTGTTCTGGAGGAAGACGAGAAACCGCCACAGATCTGCGACGTGCCACTGCCACAGAAAGCGCCGCACGGGCACTGGCTGGCAGCGTGGAACGACGCTCCGGATGATCCGAGTGCGGCCTTCGTGCGCGATCAGACCAACGCCGACACCAGCATCAGCGACTACGACATTCCCCTGCCGCAGGTTCTTAACACTGAACTGCGCCATCTGCTGCTGGGCGAAAACGACAGCGGCGGCCTGGGTATTCCGGTCGTTGAAGTCCCGGCCAGCCAGCCATCCGATACCGTGACACTGTTTATGTCCGGCGACGGCGGCTGGCGCGACCTGGACAAGGTCGTCGCGGGTGACATGGCCAAAATGGGCTATCCGGTCGTCGGCATCGACGTGCTGCGCTACTACTGGGAACACAAGACCCCGGAACAGACCGCCGTCGACCTCACCGACCTGATGAACCACTACCGGCAGAAATGGGGCACCAAGCGCTTCATCCTGGCCGGTTACTCATTCGGCGCGGACGTGATGCCGGCGATCTACAACCGTCTGGCGGCGGAAGACCAGAACCGGGTCGACGCGATCATTCTGCTGGCCTTCGCCCGCACCGGCAGCTTCGAGATTCACGTTGACGGCTGGCTCGGCAACGCGGGTAAAGAAGCCACCACCGGACAGGAAATGGCCAAGCTGCCAGCTGCCAAGGTGTTCTGCGTCTACGGCATCGAAGAGAAGAAGGACAGCGGCTGCACCGATACCACCGCAGTTGGCGAGGCCGTGCAGTTGCCAGGCGGTCATCACTTCGATGAAGACTACCCGGCGCTGGCCAAACGCCTGATCGACGCCATCAACAAGCGTCAGGGCAAAGCCACTGCCCAATAA